TTAATGAAATTCGGTTTTGTGGCAAATAAAGTATTTTTTCTATTATTCCATTGTTCCATTTTATGAATAATTGCATCTACATTATTTACTTTTTCTTTTTCCTTAATATAATCAACAGTAGACAATAATTCAAGTGCAAAATTGGAGTAAAATCCCGATAAAAATATCTTTGTTGTATCTGCTATTTTTTTATATGCTAGATTTTCATCTTTGTCCAAATATTCCAGAACTTCTTTTTCTGCATCTAATAACAATCCTAGTTCTTCAAATGGTTTTTTATCTTTAGAACTGTATCCTGTAATATAGCTTCCATTTAGATGATAAAGCACGTGTTTTACTTTACCAGAATAAGGACCATAGAAATTTTGCTTATATTCCAATTTAAAAATATCTTTGGCCCCAAATTTTTGTAAAAAATATGCAATTTTTTCAGCAGAAAACTCAGATAAAAATTCACCATTTTTTACTAAGTCAAACAAAACATATAAAAGCATTGCACGAGCTGGAGTAAGAGAAGTTCGTTCTTTTTTTAAT
The sequence above is a segment of the Chryseobacterium turcicum genome. Coding sequences within it:
- the darG gene encoding type II toxin-antitoxin system antitoxin DNA ADP-ribosyl glycohydrolase DarG, translated to MIQYKIGNLLDSNADALVNTVNTDGIMGKGIALQFKNQFPGNYKEYVKACKNNEISIGKLFVFEEQTLLKGKKIIINFPTKTSWRKPSEYSYIEKGLVDLVNIIKENKIKSVAIPPLGAGNGGLNWINVKEILKKYLQNIDCEIQIFEPNTKIIEVLKKERTSLTPARAMLLYVLFDLVKNGEFLSEFSAEKIAYFLQKFGAKDIFKLEYKQNFYGPYSGKVKHVLYHLNGSYITGYSSKDKKPFEELGLLLDAEKEVLEYLDKDENLAYKKIADTTKIFLSGFYSNFALELLSTVDYIKEKEKVNNVDAIIHKMEQWNNRKNTLFATKPNFIKIALNNINNAVYP